One window of uncultured Trichococcus sp. genomic DNA carries:
- the parC gene encoding DNA topoisomerase IV subunit A — translation MLENVMGDRFGRYSKYIIQDRALPDIRDGLKPVQRRILYAMDVAGNTSDKGFRKSAKTVGNVIGNYHPHGDSSVYEAMVRLSQDWKMREVLVEMHGNNGSMDGDSAAAMRYTEARLSKISAELLRDIDKETVDFVLNFDDTDQEPTVLPARYPNLLVNGATGISAGYATDIPPHNLGEVIDATLHLIDHPDAELKALMKYVKGPDFPTGAIIQGLDGLKDAYRTGKGKVVVRSRTSIESIRGGKQQIVISEIPYDVNKATLVKRMDEIRINRKIEGIAEVRDESDRSGLQIVVELKKEANAEGILNYLLKNTDLQVNYNFNMVAIDERRPMQVGLHQILKAYIRHQKVVITRRTTYSLKKAETRLHIVDALIRVISILDEVIQLIRDSKDKKDSKQNLMKQYAFSEAQAEAIVSLQLYRLSNTDITALQNEKLELNEQIATYHEILKQEKTLYAVMKTELAAVKKQYANPRRTTIQHEIEEIKIDTEVLVPVEEVVVVITKEGYYKRTSLRSFGASTVEEIGLREGDTPLFVGKASTLDAVVMFTSKGDYLHFPVHELPELKWKDTGHHISQNIPFAPEEKIISVEIIPNNSEPAGTILFVSKEGYIKQTLMSDFRTFRGYRNKKAVAMKMKSETDAIVSIQRLEDKQNYDVLLVTHFGFSLRYAVSEVGIIGTRASGVKSINLKDGDFVVGGAAFKEGDEEFPLLVITQRGNIKKFKSGEVPILGRAKRGLMLLKELKAKPHRIIFMDCDLSTPNRYAIRTTADNSIVAESKETPFSPRYSNGSFAINEKTDGEVSDIEKEFDFSQIRIF, via the coding sequence ATGCTTGAAAACGTAATGGGGGACCGCTTCGGGCGATACTCGAAGTACATCATCCAGGATCGCGCTTTGCCGGATATCCGCGATGGACTGAAGCCTGTTCAGCGACGGATCCTGTACGCGATGGATGTTGCCGGAAACACTTCGGATAAAGGCTTCCGCAAATCGGCCAAAACGGTCGGGAATGTAATCGGTAATTACCATCCGCATGGCGATTCCAGTGTGTATGAAGCGATGGTACGGTTGAGCCAGGATTGGAAGATGCGGGAAGTATTGGTCGAAATGCACGGCAACAACGGGAGTATGGATGGAGACTCAGCGGCCGCGATGCGGTATACCGAGGCGAGACTCTCGAAAATATCGGCGGAACTGTTGCGCGACATCGACAAAGAAACGGTAGACTTTGTGCTGAACTTCGATGATACCGATCAGGAGCCTACAGTATTGCCGGCTCGATACCCAAATCTTTTGGTGAACGGCGCTACCGGCATTTCTGCAGGTTACGCGACCGATATCCCGCCGCACAATTTAGGGGAGGTCATCGATGCGACCTTGCATCTGATCGATCACCCGGACGCAGAGCTTAAAGCGCTCATGAAATATGTTAAAGGGCCCGATTTCCCTACCGGGGCGATCATCCAGGGCCTGGATGGCCTGAAGGACGCTTACCGGACCGGAAAAGGCAAAGTTGTCGTTCGCTCGCGCACTTCCATAGAGAGCATCCGCGGCGGCAAACAGCAGATCGTCATTTCGGAAATCCCTTATGACGTCAACAAGGCGACGCTTGTGAAGAGGATGGACGAAATCCGCATCAACCGCAAAATCGAAGGGATCGCCGAAGTGAGGGATGAATCCGACCGATCAGGGCTGCAGATCGTCGTCGAGCTGAAAAAAGAGGCCAACGCGGAAGGGATCCTCAACTATCTGCTCAAAAATACGGATCTGCAAGTGAACTACAACTTCAATATGGTCGCAATCGATGAGCGTCGTCCGATGCAGGTCGGTTTGCACCAAATACTGAAAGCCTATATCCGTCACCAGAAAGTCGTCATCACCCGCCGGACGACATACAGCCTGAAGAAGGCAGAGACGCGCCTGCATATCGTGGATGCATTGATCAGAGTCATTTCGATTCTCGATGAAGTCATCCAATTGATCCGTGACAGCAAGGACAAGAAGGACTCAAAACAGAACCTGATGAAGCAGTATGCTTTTTCGGAAGCGCAGGCGGAAGCCATTGTTTCGCTGCAACTGTACCGGTTATCCAATACGGACATCACCGCCCTGCAGAATGAAAAGTTGGAACTGAATGAGCAAATTGCGACTTACCACGAAATCCTGAAACAGGAAAAAACGTTGTACGCTGTGATGAAGACAGAACTTGCCGCAGTCAAAAAGCAATACGCGAACCCTCGCCGGACTACGATCCAACACGAAATCGAGGAAATCAAAATCGACACCGAAGTTTTGGTGCCTGTAGAAGAAGTCGTGGTCGTGATCACGAAAGAAGGCTATTACAAGCGCACCAGCCTGCGCTCTTTTGGAGCGTCGACAGTCGAGGAAATCGGCTTGCGCGAAGGAGATACGCCGCTTTTTGTAGGGAAAGCATCGACCCTGGATGCCGTTGTGATGTTCACCAGCAAGGGAGACTACCTTCATTTCCCGGTACATGAGTTGCCGGAATTGAAATGGAAAGATACGGGTCATCATATCTCCCAAAACATTCCCTTCGCTCCGGAAGAAAAAATCATCAGCGTAGAAATTATCCCGAACAACAGCGAGCCTGCCGGGACAATCCTGTTCGTATCAAAAGAAGGGTACATCAAACAGACACTGATGAGCGATTTCCGGACTTTCCGTGGCTACAGAAACAAAAAAGCGGTCGCCATGAAGATGAAGAGCGAGACGGATGCGATCGTTTCCATCCAACGCTTGGAGGATAAACAAAATTATGATGTGCTGCTTGTGACCCATTTCGGATTCAGCCTGCGATACGCCGTCAGTGAAGTAGGCATCATCGGAACGCGCGCCAGCGGAGTCAAGTCCATCAACCTGAAGGATGGTGACTTTGTGGTCGGGGGTGCCGCCTTTAAAGAAGGTGATGAAGAATTCCCGCTCCTTGTGATCACGCAAAGAGGGAACATCAAAAAATTCAAATCCGGAGAAGTCCCGATCTTGGGCCGAGCGAAACGGGGATTGATGCTTCTGAAGGAATTGAAGGCCAAGCCGCATCGCATCATCTTTATGGATTGCGATCTATCAACGCCTAACCGTTATGCAATCCGCACAACAGCCGATAACAGCATAGTGGCTGAAAGCAAGGAAACACCTTTCAGCCCCAGGTACTCCAACGGCAGCTTCGCAATCAACGAGAAGACGGATGGCGAAGTTTCGGACATAGAAAAAGAGTTTGATTTTTCACAAATTAGAATTTTCTAA
- the pflB gene encoding formate C-acetyltransferase translates to MEQWQGFKGKTWKEEVDVRDFIINNFSEYTGDESFLAGPTETTTQLWDQVMDLTKQEREAGGVLDMDTKVVSSITSHAAGYLNKEKEQIVGFQTEKPLKRSLMPFGGIRMSEQACEEAGYKVDPEVSMIFRDYRKTHNQGVFDAYTPEMRAARTTGVITGLPDAYGRGRIIGDYRRVALYGVDYLMQDKLNEFAKIGDGTMTEEIIRLREEFSEQYRALKELKELGNIYGFDISKPATNAKEAFQWLYFGYLAAVKQQNGAAMSLGRTSTFLDIYIQRDLENGTLTEEEAQEIVDHFVMKLRMIKFARTPEYQELYSGDPQWVTEAIAGMAHDGRSMVTKSSFRFLNTLTNLGAAPEPNLTVLWSTKLPEGFKKYCAKMSIETSAIQYENDDMMSLEWGDDYGIACCVSAMRIGKQMQFFGARANLAKTLLYAINGGIDETKKKQVGPKLQPITSEYLNYDEVAEKFDVMMDWIVALYVNTLNVIHYMHDKYSYESLEMALHDTNVVRTLATGVAGFSVTIDSLSAIKYAKVKPIRDENGIAIDFEIEGDFPKYGNNDDRADQIGIDLLKQYMGKVKKHQTYRNSIPTTSILTITSNVVYGKKTGSTPDGRKAGEPFAPGANPMHGRDTHGALASLSSVAKIPYKYSLDGISNTFSIIPKALGREEEVQKDNLATMLDGYIAKGGHHLNVNVFNRETLLDAMDHPENYPQLTIRVSGYAVNFIKLTREQQMDVINRTMHEMM, encoded by the coding sequence ATGGAACAATGGCAAGGTTTTAAAGGTAAAACTTGGAAAGAAGAAGTCGACGTAAGAGACTTCATCATCAACAACTTCTCTGAATACACAGGCGACGAAAGCTTCTTGGCTGGTCCTACTGAAACGACTACTCAATTATGGGATCAAGTTATGGACCTTACAAAACAAGAAAGAGAAGCTGGCGGCGTATTGGACATGGATACAAAAGTTGTATCTTCCATTACATCTCATGCAGCAGGCTACTTGAATAAAGAAAAAGAGCAAATTGTTGGTTTCCAAACTGAAAAACCACTTAAACGCAGCTTGATGCCTTTCGGCGGCATCCGCATGAGCGAACAGGCTTGTGAAGAAGCTGGCTACAAAGTTGATCCAGAAGTTTCCATGATTTTCCGCGATTACAGAAAAACACATAACCAAGGCGTATTTGACGCTTACACACCAGAAATGCGTGCAGCAAGAACAACCGGCGTCATCACTGGCTTGCCTGATGCTTACGGCCGCGGCCGCATCATCGGCGACTACCGTCGTGTAGCTTTGTATGGTGTCGACTACTTGATGCAAGATAAATTAAATGAATTCGCTAAAATCGGCGACGGCACGATGACTGAAGAAATCATCCGCTTGAGAGAAGAATTCAGCGAACAATACAGAGCTTTGAAAGAATTGAAAGAATTAGGAAACATCTACGGTTTCGATATTTCTAAACCAGCAACAAACGCTAAAGAAGCTTTCCAATGGTTATACTTTGGTTACTTGGCTGCCGTTAAACAACAAAATGGCGCAGCGATGTCATTAGGCCGTACTTCAACTTTCTTGGACATCTATATCCAACGCGATTTGGAAAACGGAACATTGACTGAAGAAGAAGCACAAGAAATCGTTGACCACTTCGTAATGAAATTGCGTATGATCAAATTCGCACGTACGCCAGAATACCAAGAATTGTACTCAGGAGATCCTCAATGGGTTACTGAAGCAATCGCTGGTATGGCACATGACGGACGCTCAATGGTTACAAAATCAAGCTTCCGTTTCTTGAACACGCTGACTAACTTAGGAGCTGCTCCAGAGCCTAACTTGACAGTCCTTTGGTCAACTAAATTACCTGAAGGATTCAAGAAATACTGCGCTAAAATGTCAATCGAAACAAGCGCTATCCAATACGAAAACGATGACATGATGAGCCTTGAATGGGGCGACGACTACGGTATCGCTTGCTGCGTTTCCGCGATGAGAATCGGAAAACAAATGCAATTCTTCGGAGCTCGTGCTAACTTGGCCAAAACATTGCTTTACGCAATCAATGGCGGGATTGACGAAACGAAGAAAAAACAAGTCGGACCTAAATTGCAACCAATCACTTCAGAGTACCTTAATTACGATGAAGTTGCTGAAAAATTCGATGTTATGATGGACTGGATCGTAGCTTTGTATGTGAATACATTGAACGTCATCCACTACATGCACGACAAATATTCATACGAATCATTGGAAATGGCTTTGCATGATACAAACGTTGTCCGCACATTGGCAACTGGTGTCGCTGGTTTCTCTGTTACAATCGATTCACTTTCCGCTATCAAATATGCGAAAGTTAAGCCGATCCGCGACGAAAACGGCATTGCTATCGACTTCGAAATCGAAGGCGACTTCCCTAAATATGGTAACAACGATGATCGCGCTGACCAAATCGGTATCGACTTGTTGAAACAATACATGGGCAAAGTTAAGAAACACCAAACATACCGCAACTCTATCCCGACAACTTCTATCCTTACAATCACTTCAAACGTGGTTTACGGTAAGAAAACTGGTAGCACGCCAGACGGACGTAAAGCCGGCGAGCCATTCGCACCTGGTGCTAACCCAATGCACGGAAGAGATACACACGGCGCTTTGGCAAGTTTGTCTTCAGTTGCTAAGATTCCTTACAAATATTCATTGGATGGCATTTCCAATACATTCTCGATCATCCCTAAAGCATTGGGACGTGAAGAGGAAGTACAAAAAGATAACCTTGCAACAATGTTGGATGGATACATCGCTAAAGGTGGCCACCACTTGAACGTCAACGTATTCAACCGTGAAACATTGCTTGATGCTATGGATCACCCAGAAAATTACCCACAATTGACGATCCGTGTTTCCGGATACGCTGTTAACTTCATCAAGTTGACCCGCGAACAACAAATGGACGTAATCAACCGTACAATGCACGAAATGATGTAA
- the pflA gene encoding pyruvate formate-lyase-activating protein gives MTEPLKGFVHSTESFGSVDGPGIRFIIFMQGCRMRCQFCHNPDTWNIGGGTEMTTDELLDLALQYKPFWGQKGGITVSGGEPLLQIDFLIELFTKAKAQGVHTTLDTCGLPFTYDEPFFSQFNKLLAVTDLILLDIKQIDSQKHKELTMWPNESIIELAKYLSDINKPVWIRHVLIPERTDYDEFLIRLDEFLKTLKNIVKVEILPYHKMGIYKWETLGIPYQLEGIDPPSAERVENARKLLHTEDYKGYLDL, from the coding sequence ATGACTGAACCTTTAAAAGGATTTGTGCATTCAACAGAGAGTTTCGGTTCCGTTGATGGGCCCGGAATCCGTTTTATTATATTTATGCAAGGGTGCCGCATGCGGTGCCAATTCTGCCATAACCCGGACACTTGGAACATCGGCGGTGGCACCGAGATGACAACGGATGAATTGCTGGATTTAGCCCTGCAATACAAACCGTTCTGGGGTCAAAAAGGCGGCATCACCGTCAGCGGCGGCGAACCGTTGCTGCAGATCGACTTCCTGATCGAATTGTTCACGAAAGCCAAAGCGCAAGGCGTGCATACGACATTGGACACCTGCGGCTTGCCGTTCACTTATGATGAACCATTCTTCAGCCAATTCAACAAACTGTTGGCGGTGACCGATCTGATTCTTTTGGACATCAAACAAATCGACAGCCAAAAACATAAAGAATTGACCATGTGGCCGAACGAAAGCATCATCGAATTGGCGAAATATCTGTCGGACATCAACAAACCGGTATGGATCCGCCATGTGCTGATACCGGAACGTACCGACTACGATGAATTCCTGATCCGTTTGGACGAGTTCCTGAAAACATTGAAAAACATCGTCAAAGTCGAGATATTGCCTTACCATAAAATGGGCATCTACAAGTGGGAAACCTTGGGAATCCCTTACCAATTGGAGGGGATCGATCCACCTTCCGCCGAGCGGGTCGAAAATGCCAGAAAGCTTCTGCATACGGAAGACTACAAAGGCTATTTGGATCTGTAA
- a CDS encoding metallophosphoesterase — protein MKIGVMSDLHIDSNAKKLAPGQTYDHLLAELLYNQEIDLLLLAGDVSSDYHDTFAFLDRMRDHNVSKIQFVPGNHDFWSIRNHEEDTDRIYRLFKERDENPVGNPYLIGKDWAVVGNPGWYDYGFASTRYTIEEFSKKKLKVGGWNDRQYVHWQKDDRAVANAMQEELESDLQAVSDRKIIMMTHVVTHPQFVIPLPHPVYDYYNAFLGSKSYMQLYERYPIARSIMGHVHFRKMLHEDDTTFYCACLGSARHWYTEDPYIEMAYTMEEFTVDS, from the coding sequence GTGAAAATTGGTGTAATGTCAGACCTTCATATCGACTCGAATGCGAAAAAACTGGCGCCGGGTCAAACGTATGATCATCTCTTGGCGGAGCTGCTCTATAATCAAGAAATCGACTTGCTGTTGTTGGCTGGGGATGTCTCTTCCGATTACCACGATACCTTCGCTTTCCTGGATCGGATGCGTGACCACAACGTTTCGAAAATCCAATTCGTACCCGGAAATCATGATTTTTGGTCTATCCGCAACCACGAAGAGGACACGGACCGCATCTATCGATTGTTCAAGGAGCGGGATGAAAATCCTGTCGGAAATCCGTATCTGATCGGAAAGGATTGGGCAGTGGTGGGGAATCCAGGCTGGTATGACTATGGATTCGCCAGCACCCGCTACACAATAGAAGAGTTTTCCAAGAAAAAACTGAAAGTCGGCGGTTGGAATGACCGCCAGTATGTGCACTGGCAAAAGGATGATCGCGCGGTTGCCAATGCGATGCAGGAAGAATTGGAAAGCGACCTTCAAGCAGTCAGCGACCGGAAAATAATCATGATGACACATGTTGTGACGCATCCGCAATTCGTCATCCCGCTCCCGCATCCGGTGTATGATTATTACAATGCTTTCCTCGGCAGCAAAAGCTATATGCAACTGTACGAACGCTATCCGATTGCGCGAAGCATCATGGGGCATGTCCACTTCCGAAAAATGCTGCATGAGGATGATACAACCTTCTATTGCGCATGCCTCGGCAGTGCGCGGCATTGGTATACGGAGGATCCCTACATCGAAATGGCCTATACTATGGAAGAATTCACAGTTGACAGCTGA